The following coding sequences lie in one Sphingobium sp. KCTC 72723 genomic window:
- a CDS encoding glycine--tRNA ligase subunit alpha: MAEGKMLSFQDLILTLHAYWGKQGCVILQPYDMEVGAGTFHPATTLRALGPQPWNAAYVQPSRRPTDGRYGENPNRLQHYYQYQVIMKPSPANLQELYLGSLREIGIDPLVHDIRFVEDDWESPTLGAWGLGWEVWCDGMEVTQFTYFQQMGGYDCKPVAGELTYGLERLAMYIQGVDSVYDLKFNDAGVTYGDVFLANEQQMSKWNFEVADTEKLFRWFKDCQSEYAQCIEANVPLAAYDQAIKASHVFNLLQARGVISVQERASYMGQVRDMAKGSCEAWIASNTDAWTAQYPGWTA, from the coding sequence GTGGCAGAAGGCAAAATGCTTTCCTTTCAGGACCTGATCCTGACCCTCCATGCCTATTGGGGGAAACAGGGCTGCGTCATTCTCCAGCCCTATGACATGGAAGTGGGGGCAGGCACGTTCCACCCCGCAACCACGCTGCGCGCGCTCGGCCCACAGCCGTGGAACGCCGCCTATGTCCAGCCAAGCCGCCGCCCGACCGACGGCCGCTATGGCGAAAACCCCAACCGGCTCCAGCATTATTACCAGTATCAGGTGATCATGAAGCCATCGCCCGCCAACCTTCAGGAACTTTATCTGGGTTCGCTCAGGGAAATCGGCATCGACCCGCTGGTCCACGACATCCGCTTTGTCGAGGATGACTGGGAAAGCCCGACGCTGGGTGCCTGGGGTCTGGGCTGGGAAGTGTGGTGCGACGGCATGGAAGTCACGCAATTCACTTATTTCCAGCAAATGGGCGGTTACGACTGCAAGCCGGTCGCGGGCGAACTGACCTACGGCCTCGAACGGCTCGCCATGTATATTCAGGGCGTCGACAGCGTATACGACCTGAAATTCAACGACGCCGGGGTCACCTATGGCGACGTGTTCCTGGCCAATGAACAGCAAATGTCGAAATGGAATTTCGAGGTCGCCGACACCGAAAAGCTGTTCCGTTGGTTCAAGGATTGCCAGTCGGAATATGCCCAATGCATCGAAGCGAACGTGCCGCTGGCTGCCTATGATCAGGCGATCAAGGCGTCCCACGTTTTCAACCTGCTCCAGGCACGTGGCGTCATTTCCGTGCAGGAACGCGCCAGCTATATGGGCCAGGTGCGTGACATGGCCAAAGGCAGTTGCGAGGCGTGGATCGCCAGCAACACCGACGCATGGACCGCACAATATCCGGGGTGGACCGCGTGA
- the glyS gene encoding glycine--tRNA ligase subunit beta — protein MTDFLLELRCEEIPARMQVKASDDLARLFSEELAKAGLKPGAIDSFVTPRRLALIARDLPLETAAISEESKGPRTSAPPQALEGFLRKTGLRQDQLQDRDGVWFAVVDKPGRATAAVLAEAIPAVIRAFPWPKSMRWGVASQTTESLRWVRPLQGIVAILGEDLVDIEVDGIRSGYATLGHRFHHPDAITIGGANDYVEKLRACHVIASHTERQAIIAAKAAEAAAAHGYSVIEDKGLVAENAGLTEWPVPLLGDFDPAFLEVPPEVIQLTLRINQKYFVLRDGDGKLAPAFICTANIEAKDGGEAIIAGNRKVLAARLSDARFFWEQDRKTTLADHAKKLERITFHEKLGTVADKVERVAKLARWLVEEGIVTSSPLPFRGGAGGGGAPDGAAPAAIPHPNPSPEGEGLGKAHLADMAEQAARLCKADLVTEMVGEFPELQGIMGGYYARAEGLPDAVADAIRDHYKPVGQGDDVPTAPVTVVVSLADKLDTLVSFFAIDEKPTGSKDPFALRRYGLAILSLCVSSKLRLPLSASIMFSARMVGFQQGMAEATADALALFEAFSSIYEGDPRMGGQATADALEARLAAENSKHDTKTALGDIIPFLADRLKVQQREAGVRHDLIDAVFALGGEDDLVRLLARVHALQSFVATDDGVNLLAGYKRAANILKKEAPTPVTPAKAGVSLSSGAEEGTEMPASAGMTVGEYEKEPAEASLLAALDAAEPRAAQAIADERFEDAMAALATLRAPIDAFFETVTVNDADPAKRTARLALLDRVRAAVHGVADFSKIAG, from the coding sequence ATGACTGACTTCCTCCTCGAACTGCGCTGCGAAGAAATTCCCGCGCGTATGCAGGTCAAGGCCAGCGACGATCTCGCCCGCCTGTTCAGCGAAGAACTGGCCAAGGCGGGCCTGAAGCCCGGCGCGATCGACAGCTTCGTCACGCCCCGCCGCCTCGCCCTCATCGCGCGCGACCTGCCGCTGGAAACCGCTGCCATCAGCGAGGAATCCAAAGGCCCGCGCACGTCCGCACCGCCCCAGGCGCTCGAAGGCTTCCTGCGCAAGACCGGCCTTCGCCAGGACCAGTTGCAGGACCGCGACGGCGTGTGGTTCGCTGTCGTCGACAAGCCCGGCCGCGCCACCGCTGCGGTTCTGGCCGAAGCGATCCCCGCCGTCATCCGCGCCTTCCCCTGGCCCAAATCCATGCGCTGGGGCGTCGCCAGCCAGACGACGGAAAGCCTGCGCTGGGTCCGCCCGTTGCAGGGCATCGTCGCGATCCTGGGCGAAGATCTGGTCGATATCGAAGTCGATGGCATCCGGTCAGGCTACGCCACGCTCGGCCATCGCTTCCATCATCCCGACGCCATCACCATCGGCGGCGCGAACGACTATGTCGAAAAACTGCGCGCCTGCCATGTCATCGCCAGCCACACAGAACGGCAAGCGATCATCGCGGCAAAGGCAGCCGAAGCCGCCGCCGCTCATGGCTACAGCGTGATCGAGGACAAGGGACTGGTCGCGGAAAATGCGGGCCTGACCGAATGGCCGGTGCCGCTGCTGGGCGATTTCGACCCCGCTTTCCTGGAAGTGCCACCCGAAGTCATCCAGCTGACCCTGCGCATCAACCAGAAATATTTCGTTCTGCGCGATGGCGACGGCAAACTCGCCCCCGCCTTCATCTGCACCGCCAATATCGAGGCAAAGGACGGCGGCGAAGCCATCATCGCGGGCAACCGCAAGGTGCTGGCCGCCCGCCTGAGCGATGCGCGTTTCTTCTGGGAACAGGACCGCAAGACGACGCTGGCGGACCACGCGAAAAAGCTGGAACGCATCACCTTCCACGAAAAGCTGGGGACAGTCGCCGACAAGGTCGAGCGGGTAGCGAAACTCGCCCGCTGGCTGGTGGAGGAAGGTATCGTCACTTCTTCTCCCCTCCCCTTCAGGGGAGGGGCCGGGGGTGGGGGTGCGCCAGATGGCGCAGCGCCTGCGGCCATCCCCCACCCCAACCCCTCCCCTGAAGGGGAAGGGCTAGGCAAGGCGCACTTGGCCGACATGGCCGAACAGGCCGCCCGCCTGTGCAAGGCCGACCTCGTCACCGAAATGGTCGGCGAATTTCCCGAACTGCAAGGCATCATGGGCGGCTACTATGCCCGCGCCGAAGGGCTGCCCGACGCCGTAGCCGACGCCATCCGCGACCATTACAAGCCGGTCGGGCAGGGGGATGATGTCCCCACCGCGCCGGTCACGGTGGTGGTGAGTTTGGCGGACAAGCTGGATACGCTGGTGTCCTTTTTTGCTATCGACGAAAAGCCCACGGGATCTAAAGATCCGTTTGCCTTACGGCGATATGGGCTGGCAATTCTGTCGCTGTGTGTAAGTAGCAAACTAAGACTGCCCCTCTCTGCATCGATTATGTTCTCTGCTCGCATGGTGGGTTTCCAACAAGGGATGGCGGAAGCAACCGCTGATGCGCTCGCGCTCTTTGAAGCTTTTTCTTCGATTTATGAGGGAGACCCTAGAATGGGCGGCCAAGCGACAGCAGACGCATTGGAAGCGCGACTTGCTGCCGAAAATAGCAAGCACGATACGAAGACGGCATTGGGAGATATAATTCCGTTTCTAGCCGACCGCCTCAAAGTCCAGCAACGCGAAGCCGGTGTCCGCCACGACCTGATCGACGCCGTGTTCGCGCTGGGCGGCGAGGATGATCTCGTCCGCCTGCTCGCCCGCGTCCATGCGCTCCAGTCCTTCGTGGCGACCGACGACGGGGTGAACCTGCTGGCAGGCTACAAGCGCGCGGCCAATATCCTCAAGAAGGAAGCACCCACCCCCGTCACCCCAGCGAAGGCTGGGGTCTCCCTTTCTTCTGGCGCGGAAGAAGGAACAGAGATGCCAGCCTCCGCTGGCATGACGGTGGGGGAATATGAGAAAGAACCCGCCGAAGCATCCCTCCTCGCCGCGCTCGACGCCGCCGAACCGCGCGCGGCACAGGCCATCGCCGACGAACGGTTCGAGGATGCCATGGCCGCGCTCGCCACCCTGCGCGCGCCGATCGACGCTTTCTTCGAAACCGTCACCGTCAACGATGCCGACCCCGCCAAGCGCACTGCCCGCCTTGCGCTGCTCGACCGGGTGCGTGCAGCCGTTCATGGCGTGGCAGACTTTTCCAAAATTGCAGGCTAG